In Procambarus clarkii isolate CNS0578487 chromosome 38, FALCON_Pclarkii_2.0, whole genome shotgun sequence, the genomic window acaaggatttgcatttaagaacagggttttgtaaatgtagttgacacaagagaatttgtggagtgagattatgtttagggagttaaacaagggggctgtgtgttgtctgaaagcagaatttgatattattctgatagcagatttttgctgggtgatgatggacttgaggtggtttgcagtggttgaaccccatgcacagatatcatagttgagatagggatagattagtgcataatatagagagatgagagcagagttaggaacataatatctgattttggagagtataccaactgttttagagactttcttagttatgtgttgtatgtgggtactgaagttgagtcttttgtctaggaatatgccaagaaactttccatcatttttattgctaatgtttacattgtcaatctgaagttgaattgcatttgtagatttgcttccgaataggatgtagtaggtcttttctatgttaagtgttagtttgttggttgacatccataagtgtactttttttagttcattattaacaacaccatttagggcatgtgggttggggtgggagtagatgagggtagagaCATATGAACtctatgtagccgcgggagttttgaatgaaaCGTGAAAAATaagaatacccggaggcgcgttgcgcaagtcagatgtgggcctgcaggcacgttgttcagcttaagggttaatgtgttaacagtgtcaaaaagtCTTATTATGTagttcaacaaataaatgaacaggGTACCCATTTTttccaagagctgcatatatcTAGTTAATCATACTTATCGGTGCATGATTGGTCTTTTTTGGGGCCTGTAGCAattatggcaagaactaagtatattttgttttgctaaataggagtaaagctgtttgtagattaagtctttaaaatattttagacataactggcagaattgatatatgtctataattgttgacttcagttaGATTGCCacttttatggactaaggttagtatggctttttttttttttttgaatatcaggaaagatttggagttcaaatgatttgttgtagagcaatgcaatggctggagctaaaaatctagatgcTTTTTTTGCaaattagggttggtatctcaacatatggtatctatgcatggggttcattcatccactgcaaattacctcaagcccatcatcaaaaaaaaaattctgctatcagaactataaaactgtcttcaaacaacacacagcaactctCTTCAAATCCCTGAACATGTTAAATATACAGTCACTCTACAAATTCTCTTGTGCAATTTACATGTACaataccttgttcctaaatgctaatcctaatctgaaactcttcattgatagatgtaatggaacccacgagcaccaccactatctgttacctagcagtaaaataggtacctgggtgttagtcagctgtctcgggctgcttcctgggggtggaggcctggtcgaggaccgggccgcggggacactgaaagccccgaaatcatctcaagataacctcaagataaccaaaacataaataaatatccctttgatataaattgacagtcatgctaatataattgccagtcagcttatgtaattcacaatcatcctaatataattgccagtttggataatataattgtcaggagaggattatgccagtcaggctaatataattttcaatcaggctaatataattgccaatcaggctaatataacaactcttgtatatatctcaaaaaaaaaatatatatataattggtaatcaggctaatataacttCGAATCAAGCTTTTTCACCCAGTGTCTTTGATCTATGGAACTGCCCccctgccaaaactgtgctgaatttcaaaatatacatggaaaagatcatcaagcaaataggggaacaggggaaggggggggggggggggggggaggacttcAACAAGCCGCTGACTTCCTGTTCTCAtcaaggccactagggttagtggcccttgggtaaatcaggtaaattattattcccagacaattatCGCAtatctgataaagttaggctagagtaatataaatttctggtaaatttagagtgatataaATTTTTAGAGTactgtaatataaatttaaatttcatagccacttcactgacagttataaataccAGCCTGCCGTCAATAAATtctttggtgaaatatttataatcaggagtagaactcataaataggcctaagcaaaaaaataaagaatggacatcagtttgcatatgaatctgatgagaaaattccttgattaacatACATTTCCCTACCAATCAAATGATTccatcttaagtacgtctcagactgtcttcatCACCAattccaatgctaaataatattacaacataaATGTCCCAAATTTACCTACAGAGTATattaaattttatataaatttccacagagcaaaaacaaagcacattattatttacataaatatgaagaaaaacatttaaagctttgttttatctttgctaaactaaatagatatttctatacttataagcaattttgagttttccaccagtgacagcttctctatttcttgcttggtcatctaactttcatagaagaacaacataataaaatattttcagatttttacctttcatggtgaagtgtttTTCACAAAcgaaatataattacctctgaagaacatccaactgacattgtgattaaaggtaagttaatataccattatgtgcctcattatccttcaacattctcttaattatcttccatactcaaagtgtttagcctattatctgcatgtatcatcttatgcctcttcatatgtccaagctgacggaatctctttccacactctggacactcatgaggtttgtcacctgaatgcactaacatgtgagtcttcatatttccactctgactaaatctctttccacactctggacactcatgaggtttgtctcctgaatgcactaacatgtgctctaTTATAGATCTACGTTTTCTAAATTTttggccacactcggcacattgaaaaggtctctcatccgcatgcaccatccggtgtctcttcatatgtccaaaaagtctgaatcttttcccacactctggacattcatgaggtttgtcatctgaatgcactagcatgtgagacttcacatctccaagacgactgaatctcttcccacactctggacattcatgaggtttgtcatctgaatgcactaacatgtgctgaattatatttccacgttttctaaattttttgccacattcAGCACATTCTAAAGGTCTTtcgtccgcatgcaccatcctgtgagtcttcatatgtgcaAGATgacggaatctcttcccacactctggacactcgtgaggtctatcacctgaatgcactaacatgtgagtcttcatagttccacgatgagtgaatctcttcccacactctggacattcatgaggtttatcacctgaatgcactagcatgtgagacttcatatatccaagacgactgaatctcttcccacactctggacattcatgaggtttgtcacctgaatgcactagcatgtgagacttcatatATCCAAGACGACtgtatctcttcccacactctggacattcatgaggtttgtcatctgtatgcactagcatgtgagacttcatatctccaagacaactgaatttcttcccacactttggacactcatgaagtttgttACCAGAATGCACTAACGTGTGACGCTTCATAGCTCCAAGacgactgaacctcttcccacactctggacattcatgaggtttgtcatctgaatgcactagcatgtgagaCTTCAGTTGACtaggacgactgaatctcttcgcaCACTTTGCACATTCATGAGGTATGTCATctgaatgcactagcatgtgCTGAATTATGTCTTCAcgttttctaaattttttgccacattcAGCACATTCTAAAGGTCTTtcgtccgcatgcaccatcctgtgagtcttcatatgtgcaAGATgacggaatctcttcccacactctggacactcgtgaggtctatcacctgaatgcactaacatgtgtcttCATAGTTCCACGAtgagtgaatctcttcccacactctggacattcatgaggtttgtcacctgaatgcactagcatgtgagacttcatatttcccagctgactgaatctcttcccacactctggacattcatgaggtttgtcacctgaatgcactagcatgtgagacttcatacttacaagctgactgaatctcttcccacactctggacactcgtgaggtctatcacctgaatgcactaacatgtgagtcttcatagttccacgatgagtgaatctcttcccacactctggacactcatgaagtttgttACCAGAATGCACTAACGTGTGAcgcttcatatctccaagacgactgaatctcttcccacactctggacattcatgaggtttgtcacctgaatgcactaacatgtgacgctttaTGTGTCCAAGACGAGTTCCACACTGTGGACACTAGtgcgtcttcatcttctttattattggtgcagtttgtgtgaaggtattCTCCTCTGGGTGATTGcaagagtggtgatggtgggcgaCGCGTCAGGATCAAAGTCAATGTTGACGGTTgggcaaggcttgagtgttgtttcttaaactTAGACTTGATATGAGCCCTTAGCGGTCACTGGTAGTGCTTCTTCTTTataacaggtgcagtttgtgtcaaggtttcatGCTCCTCTCTGGACACTCACTAGCACTGTTGACAAAATGGCGCTCGATGCACATACAAGCATTCCAATGTTTTTTTCTGGTTCCATATCTTATTCCTTCAACTTATTTTTATTTGGAGCTGGttgtgttcatttaatattttgttttcctCGTGTTTTCCAGTCGCAGAAagtacttggaattgtttctttaaatatAATAGcacataattaaatattttttaaagGAAACAGTTCTCCCTTGGTGGATGTACGTCTATGCATGTGAGGAGCCCTGCACACGcctagatatagatttagattttttattcaggtaaaggtatttatttatttatttatttatttatttatttatttatttatttatttatttatttatttatttatatacaagaaggtaccatgggattgtgaggatacatagtatagtaattacaatcttataaagccactagtacgcacagcgtttcgggcaggggcaggattcaggaaggtacttacgaaggtttttcctcttagctaagaacgttttccttcttagcgccttcgtggcggctacg contains:
- the LOC138372260 gene encoding zinc finger protein 98-like → MKSHMLVHTDDKPHECPECGKRYSRLGYMKSHMLVHSGDKPHECPECGKRFSRLGYMKSHMLVHSGDKPHECPECGKRFTHRGTMKTHMLVHSGDRPHECPECGKRFRHLAHMKTHRMVHADERPLECAECGKKFRKRGNIIQHMLVHSDDKPHECPECGKRFSRLGDVKSHMLVHSDDKPHECPECGKRFRLFGHMKRHRMVHADERPFQCAECGQKFRKRRSIIEHMLVHSGDKPHECPECGKRFSQSGNMKTHMLVHSGDKPHECPECGKRFRQLGHMKRHKMIHADNRLNTLSMEDN